The Anolis carolinensis isolate JA03-04 chromosome 2, rAnoCar3.1.pri, whole genome shotgun sequence genome has a window encoding:
- the LOC103281624 gene encoding nuclear factor 7, brain: MASSLAEDLVCPICLALFQDPHMLSCGHNFCLACLQGCLPAGAEGAPCPECRLPFQLRGLVRNRALANVARKVRRFGPEQGMGALPGEGDFCEEHDEPLKLFCLRDRLPICVICRDMPRHRGHRFLPTKDAVQHAQGILKPYRKLLKKYLASITTDESLQEKEITTLESLTKDILKDISKGFKVLHQTLHKKEKQFKGLVQWLKKENLQEMELALTSLKEDRALQAETLANIKAALVTTDHIAFLKDFKNLMDKVQKYALGGKDEGESSSDEEAASNKNREYSDQEEARNDEEEGDDDELERDGDELGGDGDEEYKTEESEDEKEEQEDERKVILVDSVLEEFMDNLDFKAWKKMLLKHIKRDEEEAETTDENSSDEEEENETHTASCEVSS, encoded by the exons ATGGCCTCGAGCCTCGCGGAAGACCTGGTGTGCCCCATCTGCCTGGCCCTCTTCCAGGACCCGCACATGCTGAGCTGCGGGCACAACTTCTGCCTGGCCTGCCTCCAGGGCTGCCTGCCCGCGGGGGCCGAGGGCGCGCCCTGCCCGGAGTGCCGCCTGCCCTTCCAGCTGCGGGGCTTGGTGCGCAACCGCGCCTTGGCCAACGTGGCCAGGAAGGTCCGCCGCTTCGGGCCCGAGCAGGGAATGGGGGCTCTGCCGGGGGAGGGGGACTTCTGCGAGGAGCACGACGAGCCCCTCAAGCTCTTCTGCCTCCGGGACCGCCTCCCCATCTGCGTGATCTGCCGGGATATGCCCCGGCACCGGGGGCACCGCTTCCTGCCCACCAAGGACGCCGTGCAACACGCCCAG GGAATACTGAAGCCGTATCGGAAGCTACTGAAGAAGTATCTGGCGTCTATCACTACAGATGAATCTCTGCAGGAAAAAGAAATTACAACGCTAGAG AGTTTAACTAAAGATATCTTGAAGGACATTTCAAAAGGTTTCAAAGTTCTTCACCAGACTTtgcacaaaaaagaaaaacagtttaaGGGGCTTGTGCAGTGGCTGAAGAAGGAAAACCTGCAAGAAATGGAACTTGCCTTGACTTCCTTGAAAGAGGACAGGGCTTTGCAAGCTGAGACTCTTGCCAACATCAAAGCAGCATTAGTCACTACAGATCACATTGCCTTTCTTAAG GATTTCAAGAACCTGATGGAcaa AGTTCAGAAATACGCTCTAGGGGGAAAAGATGAAGGTGAAAGCAGTAGCGATGAGGAGGCGGCATCCAACAAAAATAGGGAATACTCTGACCAAGAAGAGGCAAGAAATGATGAAGAGGAAGGGGATGATGATGAGTTGGAACGGGATGGTGATGAGTTGGGAGGGGATGGTGATGAAGAGTACAAAACGGAAGAGTCTGAGGATGAGAAAGAGGAACAAGAGGACGAGCGGAAAGTGATATTGGTGGATTCAGTCCTTGAGGAATTTATGGATAACTTGGACTTTAAGGCTTGGAAGAAAATGTTGTTGAAGCATATCAAgagggatgaagaggaagcagaaaCAACAGATGAAAATTCAAGTGAcgaggaagaagaaaatgaaactcACACAGCGTCATGTGAGGTCTCCAGCTGA